From one Streptomyces mobaraensis genomic stretch:
- a CDS encoding 3-hydroxyacyl-CoA dehydrogenase NAD-binding domain-containing protein, producing MSTTSPAETIRWEQDADGIVTLVLDDPNQSANTMNRNFQSSLTAVADRLEAERESVRGVIFTSAKKTFFAGGDLRELIALRPEDAETAFRATQELKRDLRRIETLGVPVVAALNGAALGGGYEIALACHHRIALDAPGAKFGLPEVTLGLLPGGGGVTRTVRLLGIADALLKVLVQGTQYSPRRALEAGLVHEVVDSPDELLAKAREFVLTHPESRQPWDTDGYKMPGGTPSHPALAANLPAFPATLVKQTSGAPYPAPRNILAAAVEGAQVDFETASTIESRYFVDLATGQTSKNMIQAFFFDLQAVNAGRSRPAGPEQRKVRKAAVLGAGMMGAGIAYACARAGIDVVLKDVSLDNARKGKEYSAGLLAKALAKGRTTEERRDALLARITPTADPADLAGCDAVIEAVFEDPALKHKVFQEIQHVVAPDALLCSNTSTLPITLLAEGVERPADFVGLHFFSPVDKMPLIEIIKGERTGDEALARAFDLVRQLRKTPIVVNDSRGFFTSRVIGRFISEGVAMIGEGVPAATVEQAAAQAGYPAKVLSLMDELTLTLPRRIREEARRATEAAGGTWTPHPADAVIDRMIDEFGRTGRAGGAGFYDYEDGRRTGLWPGLAEHFGKVKETRPADISLTELQERMLFAEALDTVRCLEEGVLTSVADANIGSLLGIGFPGWTGGALQYINGYPGGPAGFTARARELQAAYGDRFAPSPLLLEKAERGEFFKD from the coding sequence ATGAGCACCACCAGCCCCGCCGAGACCATCCGCTGGGAACAGGACGCCGACGGCATCGTCACCCTCGTCCTCGACGACCCGAATCAGTCCGCCAACACCATGAACCGGAACTTCCAGTCCTCCCTCACGGCGGTCGCCGACCGCCTGGAGGCCGAGCGGGAGTCCGTCCGCGGTGTGATCTTCACTTCCGCGAAGAAGACCTTCTTCGCCGGTGGTGACCTCCGCGAGCTCATCGCGCTCCGGCCGGAGGACGCGGAGACCGCGTTCCGGGCCACCCAGGAGCTCAAGCGCGACCTGCGCCGCATCGAGACCCTCGGCGTCCCGGTCGTCGCCGCCCTCAACGGCGCGGCGCTCGGCGGGGGGTACGAGATCGCCCTCGCCTGCCACCACCGGATCGCCCTCGACGCGCCCGGCGCGAAGTTCGGACTGCCGGAGGTCACCCTCGGCCTGCTGCCCGGCGGCGGTGGCGTCACCCGTACCGTACGCCTCCTGGGCATCGCCGACGCGCTGCTGAAGGTCCTCGTCCAGGGCACCCAGTACAGCCCCCGGCGGGCGCTGGAGGCCGGACTCGTCCACGAGGTCGTCGACAGCCCCGACGAACTCCTCGCCAAGGCACGGGAGTTCGTCCTCACCCATCCCGAGTCGCGGCAGCCCTGGGACACCGACGGCTACAAGATGCCCGGCGGGACGCCGTCCCACCCGGCCCTCGCCGCCAATCTGCCCGCCTTCCCGGCGACGCTCGTCAAGCAGACGTCGGGCGCCCCCTACCCGGCCCCCCGCAACATCCTCGCCGCGGCCGTCGAGGGGGCCCAGGTCGACTTCGAGACCGCCTCGACCATCGAGTCCCGGTACTTCGTGGACCTGGCCACCGGGCAGACGAGCAAGAACATGATCCAGGCGTTCTTCTTCGACCTCCAGGCGGTCAACGCCGGCCGCAGCCGGCCCGCCGGGCCGGAGCAGCGGAAGGTCCGCAAGGCCGCCGTCCTGGGCGCCGGGATGATGGGCGCCGGCATCGCCTACGCCTGCGCCCGCGCCGGCATCGACGTCGTCCTCAAGGACGTCTCGCTCGACAACGCCCGCAAGGGCAAGGAGTACTCGGCCGGGCTGCTCGCCAAGGCCCTGGCCAAGGGACGGACGACGGAGGAGCGGCGGGACGCGCTGCTCGCCCGCATCACCCCCACCGCCGACCCGGCCGACCTGGCCGGCTGCGACGCCGTCATCGAGGCCGTCTTCGAGGACCCGGCCCTGAAGCACAAGGTGTTCCAGGAGATCCAGCACGTCGTCGCCCCCGACGCCCTGCTCTGCTCCAACACCTCGACCCTGCCCATCACCCTGCTCGCCGAGGGCGTCGAGCGGCCCGCCGACTTCGTCGGGCTGCACTTCTTCTCGCCCGTCGACAAAATGCCGCTCATCGAGATCATCAAGGGCGAGCGCACCGGCGACGAGGCCCTGGCCCGCGCCTTCGACCTGGTGCGGCAGCTCCGGAAGACGCCCATCGTCGTCAACGACTCGCGCGGCTTCTTCACCTCGCGCGTCATCGGCCGGTTCATCTCCGAGGGCGTCGCCATGATCGGCGAGGGCGTCCCCGCCGCCACCGTGGAACAGGCCGCCGCTCAGGCCGGCTACCCCGCCAAGGTGCTCTCCCTGATGGACGAGCTCACCCTCACCCTGCCCCGCCGCATCCGCGAGGAGGCCCGCCGCGCCACCGAGGCGGCCGGCGGCACCTGGACCCCGCACCCGGCGGACGCCGTCATCGACCGGATGATCGACGAGTTCGGCCGCACCGGCCGCGCGGGCGGCGCCGGCTTCTACGATTACGAGGACGGCCGCCGGACGGGCCTGTGGCCGGGCCTGGCCGAGCACTTCGGCAAGGTCAAGGAGACCAGGCCGGCCGACATCTCCCTGACGGAACTCCAGGAGCGGATGCTGTTCGCCGAGGCGCTGGACACCGTCCGCTGCCTGGAGGAGGGCGTCCTCACCTCGGTCGCCGACGCCAACATCGGCTCCCTCCTCGGCATCGGCTTCCCCGGCTGGACCGGCGGCGCCCTCCAGTACATCAACGGCTACCCCGGCGGCCCGGCCGGCTTCACCGCTCGCGCCCGCGAGCTCCAGGCGGCGTACGGCGACCGCTTCGCGCCGTCACCGCTGCTGCTGGAGAAGGCGGAGCGGGGGGAGTTCTTCAAGGACTGA
- a CDS encoding acetyl-CoA C-acetyltransferase produces MSTEAYVYDAIRTPRGRGKANGSLHGTKPIDLVVGLLHELRRRFPDLDPAAIDDIVLGVVSPVGEQGSDIARIAAVAAGLPETVAGVQQNRFCASGLEAVNTAAAKVRSGWEDLVLAGGVESMSRVPMASDGGAWFGDPMTNFATGFVPQGVSADLIATLGGYTRHDVDAFAARSQENAARAWKEGRFDRSVVPVRDRNGLVVLDRDEHLRPGTTPETLAKLKPSFAGIGEAAGFDAVALAKYHWVERIDHVHHAGNSSGIVDGAALVAIGNERTGERYGLTPRARIVSAAVSGSEPTIMLTGPAPACRKALAKAGLTIDDIDLVEMNEAFAAVVLRFADDMGIGLEKINVNGGAIALGHPLGATGAMLLGTVVDELERQGKRYGLVTLCVGGGMGVATVVERL; encoded by the coding sequence TTGAGCACCGAAGCGTACGTCTACGACGCCATCCGCACCCCCAGGGGCCGCGGCAAGGCGAACGGCTCCCTGCACGGCACCAAGCCCATCGACCTCGTCGTCGGACTCCTCCACGAGCTGCGGCGCCGCTTCCCGGACCTCGACCCGGCCGCGATCGACGACATCGTGCTCGGCGTGGTCAGCCCGGTCGGCGAGCAGGGCTCGGACATCGCGCGGATCGCCGCCGTCGCCGCGGGGCTGCCCGAGACCGTCGCCGGCGTCCAGCAGAACCGCTTCTGTGCCTCCGGCCTCGAAGCCGTCAACACGGCCGCCGCAAAGGTACGTTCGGGGTGGGAGGACCTGGTCCTCGCGGGCGGCGTCGAGTCCATGTCCCGGGTGCCCATGGCCTCCGACGGCGGTGCCTGGTTCGGCGACCCGATGACCAACTTCGCCACCGGCTTCGTCCCCCAGGGCGTCAGCGCCGACCTCATCGCCACCCTCGGCGGCTACACCCGCCACGACGTCGACGCCTTCGCCGCCCGCTCCCAGGAGAACGCCGCCCGGGCCTGGAAGGAGGGCCGCTTCGACCGCTCCGTCGTCCCGGTTCGCGACCGCAACGGTCTCGTCGTCCTCGACCGCGACGAGCACCTGCGCCCCGGCACCACCCCCGAGACCCTCGCCAAGCTCAAGCCGTCCTTCGCCGGCATCGGCGAGGCGGCCGGCTTCGACGCCGTGGCCCTGGCCAAGTACCACTGGGTGGAGCGGATCGACCACGTCCACCACGCCGGCAACTCCTCCGGCATCGTCGACGGCGCCGCCCTCGTCGCCATCGGCAACGAGCGGACCGGCGAGCGCTACGGACTCACCCCACGCGCCCGGATCGTCTCCGCCGCCGTCTCCGGCTCCGAGCCGACCATCATGCTCACCGGCCCCGCGCCCGCCTGCCGCAAGGCCCTGGCCAAAGCCGGGCTGACCATCGACGACATCGACCTCGTCGAGATGAACGAGGCGTTCGCCGCCGTCGTGCTGCGCTTCGCCGACGACATGGGCATCGGCCTGGAGAAGATCAACGTCAACGGCGGGGCCATCGCCCTCGGCCACCCGCTCGGCGCCACCGGGGCGATGCTCCTGGGCACGGTCGTCGACGAACTGGAGCGGCAGGGCAAGCGGTACGGGCTGGTCACGCTGTGCGTGGGCGGGGGGATGGGCGTCGCCACCGTCGTCGAGCGCCTCTGA